DNA sequence from the Anguilla anguilla isolate fAngAng1 chromosome 4, fAngAng1.pri, whole genome shotgun sequence genome:
TATAATAAGTCTCATAAGTATCATATTTATGAACTACTTCTGAACTTTGTGTCCTACATTGGTAGAGTATTTGGGGATTTATTTCAGAGAAAGCGTACTTAAGGCATACTTTTATAAACCTAATATTTTGTAAGGGTTTTCGTGCTTTAATCCACAAATCCATCAATGCAGGTCAACAGAAACTGTacgtatctaaaatatccttcttTGCACAGAAAAACTTGGGCCAATTGAAAACACACTAAAAATAGAATGATATCACAAAACTCCAGAAAGCGAACGGTCGGTATAAAATTTAGTACTCATATTTTCTTGTTGTCTTCTGGACCAGCCACCTTGGTAGGTATTTTATAAATTGTTGGGCTTCCTGTGTCTCCAAGGTCTGACAGTAAATTGTTTCAATAAACGTTGGGACAAATTGCCCCCAATTTTCTACACTTCTACACTTGAAGATTGACATATGGGAGGGGATTTTTGTACAACAAAACCACAGGCTTTTTTAACCACACCTCTAAAATGCCATAAGCaatgaaacacagtaaaacactgccctctgctgctAGTCTGTCTTAGTCAGAGAGAACATCCATAGGAAGGTGAACTCAGGATTTAACAACTGATCACATTTATGTGTGTCACAGCCTGAGAGTATCAAGGTGCAAAGTCGTTGAATTCTAACCAGCAGATAAGGAAATTATataacatacatacattttgatGGGATGCtaagaaaacaataaagaatTTGTTACCATCAAACTAAGGCACAAACTACTCATTGCGTTATATTAATTTAGGGGACATGTTTTTCCAGAATGACTTTTGAAactaaaaatacagtttattttatattcaatatataatatttgataTGAATGTAAGTTGTTTCCCTTTTCAGTATAAAGCAAATCCCTTGCTATGAAACCAGTGATTTAGTGCAGCTATAGTTTCCAAATGAGAAATGGTCTTTGTATAAACATATATTATGGTAGTTTCGCAGAAATAAAAGACTACTGCCAcactggcctggattcaattaatATTCCTCCTTAACTTTTGTCTAAATGcgagtgtttatttttcttcattggtGAGTTCATTCCAGTGAGCCTGACACTAGCCCTCTAGCCCTAGAATACTATACAATTTGTCACGGAAACTCAACTGCGAATGACAGAACAGGTAGGAACTGAAGGAATAGTATGTTAGAtatgtgtgctttttaaaaagatgtacACAGCAAGGTCAACAACCACAGCTGACTGATAAGTTGTTATAATGCTGAAATAATTTAGAAttgtaaaacaaacagaaggtgaaatgtgcatttttatatagAAAGTATTTATTGGGTGCTTCTTTCAATGTTgttaatggattttattttggttatgtTGTGAGCTGTTAAGACCCTGATGTTTTACAATAGTTTGCTATGTGGCtcaagaattttaaaatgattttaagcCTAAATGGGAGGAAACAAAAGTCAGGTATCAAAGATTAGAttcaatgcatatttaaataaaaacagtttattttaaaaaatattttacgtAAAAATAGTTAGCCATATTTCACATATCAGGTTTAAAACTTGAAGGTTTTATATGCCATTTTGTCAAAATTGGTCATTATTATGGAACTATTTTTCCCAGTAAATTGCATAGCTTTTTACGTCATTCTAATTCTAAGCCTTCAATTATCCATCCCAAGACAGATTATCTGACTCTTTGTTTGACCATGCTTCCATTGCATTAAGCCGTTATTTCCTTGGTCAAAATGATTTGAAAGGGTTTGCTTCATCTTTTCCTATAGCCGCTGTGATACAGCCATCAGGTAAACTTTAGAAGGAAATGATTCAATATTACTCATCTACTATAAAGAACCAATTTTGTGTTACCTCCTACAATGGATTCAGGCCACTTCATTAGATCATTTGAAATGCCTTATGAATGGttctaaaagtaaaattaaagcCGGTTGAATGGTGCAATACACCAGGTACTGTGACTATCGCCATAACTCATCTCTGGATTGGAAACTCATTCTAATGTTCATTCCAACATACGTCACAgatgatttgaaaatgaatctgTTGGGCGACTGAAAGGCATTGCTAAAGATGATAGAAGAGGATCTGTCATGTTTTAAGATACAACAAGTGTtatattgttgtatttttttcaccCAGGAGTAAAACCatactgtgtgtatttttcactCTTTTTACCTCAAGTTTTCCCATTAAGTTTGAGATTAAAGAACTAAGTTAAATGTAACTCAAGAGCAATTGTGTATGAATTTACAGTTCCGACTTCTGAACAGTTCTGGCCCATTAGATTAAAGTCGACACTTCAttcattgaaatgcaaatttaaTGAGATGCATTAGGGACTTTTAAGGTGAACTACATTTATATGTCTGAACATAGCTATGATTGGCTCCAGTTTGTTTCCTCTTTTCTCCAGAGGAAGGAAACTACTCTTCTAACCCCGAGTAGTCGACAGCACATTTTGAGGAGACAATAAGCTTGTGTGTATCTGTAGTAGTTAATGATACAGAATCAGGGGAAAGGCCTCTGGCTCTGATAAGTTACCAAGGCCTCAATGTAGGTGGGGCCTCGGGTGGGTGGTAACCGCTAATGGAAAACTCAGAGAAGGGTATCAGTCACACCATTCAGATGTCACTATTTTCTCAGCATGGACACTTGAGACCGTTAACACATCTGTAGAGAAGTTTAGAGGAGCTGACATTCCTAAACATGTAACCTCCATTCAATGCCCCTCCAGCCTCTGCAGTGCGTGCCTTCTCACTAGCCAGACAAGGCAGCTGAAGTTGCATATATTAGGCCCATTTCTCTGGGAGGCCAGGCTCGGCAGCAGGAGACGGTCATGCACGAGGGGGACACCTGCACTCAGAAGCCTATTCACTCCACAGGGGGCAGTTCTTCAACATCTCACACAGGTAGGCAAAGGTCTGCACAGGACTATTTTAGTCAAGTAGCAGGGCTCCAGTCTGAATATAAAACCATGATCTTTGGGTGGTATAATATCACAAATGACCTGCGCATGTAAATCTTGTTGCTCCAATATCAATATAGCAACACCCACACAATCACCTGATGTGAAGTTATTTGGATAAGGTTAAaatttgaagggggggggatcTTCATTATTCTGGGGTGTGGGACTGTGTTTTGTTTCCCTAAAATTGACAGTCTGGTCCATGTTTTGCGGGGGGTGGCAGAGAGGTTGTGAGTTAGCTACTGCAAAAGCAAAGCAAGAAGGAAGTCTAGAGCCCATGTCATCCTCATGAAGACCTGTAAAGTAAGGAGACCCAAAACATTCAGATTCGTCATAGTTACTTTATTTTTGCGTTAATTTGTAAGTATTATGTTTATATGTCCTCCAAAGACccagcaattaatttttgtcccctgtaggggacatgcgGCTCTGGtgttaatctcaagaaccatatgcTACTATTCGGAAATtcacactacaagggacattcaatgaattatgctttttgaaaatattttccctccaacatatttttgtcatccaagacgcTTGTATTgtcagaaaaaatatgaaaatgcttTTCTCCCGCTCCTCAGGAGGATATTACctgcaaatcaaatcaattccCCCTGAACACAGTGCTGTAGGGCTAGGTGGTGTGCATACTGGTGTTAAATATGTCATTCCCATGTACTATTTAAaagttgtgctgtttttgtcaCCAATTCTTTTgctaaaagctaaaaaaaaagaagaaactatcacctaactcctaactggtTGAGGCACTGAGTTGAGGGGTAAATTAAAGTAAAGCTTGGAACATTCATAAGGTTTGACACACGCTTAGTGTGAAAAATTAaagttgtgtggtgtgtgttggaGTTTTGCGAGTGTTGCAAGCTTTACTTTACTGTTTTTTCTCAAGCCAACATTCCCCTGTAACCACTGACTTCTTCAAACCACACCAGAAATTTTTACTTTTACCACATGATTTAGTGCTGGTTTCCCTTTCCTCCTTTTACTGCCGTGTATGCTTTGTATGCGactgaaatatatgaaaatggTATAACTTCAGTTCGCATTTTTGTGTGCACAGAGTTTTGTATCTGAAAGTCTAGTAGCAGATGACACACATTGGTAATTTAGCCAAaacagtgcagtgctgtgtttttggcAGTGCATGAATGCATTCCAGCAGCTTGTTTCCAATATCATTGGACTAAAATATGCCGAGTATGCCGGCGGTAAACAAGACGCCTATTCTGCTGCGTTATGGGATAGAAATTGGAGGCAGTGACAATTTGGGCGTCTTCAGCCAGAGCAACATGCCCACCCCACCCAGTGGTAaggagcaagggggggggggaggggggggtcaatGCATTCTGACACAAAGGCACAACAGATAGGTGCATGTAACACGTGTTCAGAGTGCAAACAGGACAATCCAGCAGCAATGATGTCAATCACAACAAAACGGCTCCGCCTGTTTCAGTCAGGGTTATTTCTTtgtcactgcctctctctctctctctctctcgctctctctctctctctctctctctcaagatatatgcattaaaaacagagCACTGAAAATTCCTCTGTCTCCCCTTGTTTCCTCAGCTGTCCTTCCCCAGCCGAAAAGCACTCTAGAGGCCTTGGAACAGCGAATGACCAAGTACAAGGAGGCTTACGCTCAGGCTAGAGCCAATGGGGCTGACCGCAAGGCCAGAATGCACGAGCGCATAGCCAAGGTCAGCGGCTAAAGGTTACAGGTCAAGGCTATAACAGATCTTGGACCTGTGAGATTATCtcaccccctgacccctgacctctcaATACTGTCTGTCCAACAGCAATACCAAGGTGCCATCCGAGCTCACAAAGCCGGGAGAGCCGTAAACCTGGAAGAGCTACCTGTCCCACCTGGTAAGGTGCAAAAGCACCACCTGGTGctaatcagatacaaatttatcAAATTGTTCATGTTTATTATGAATAATCTCCCTACCAGTTATTTCAGTTGTGGTTAATTTAATGGGGGATGGTGCTGTCCATGGGCTCAACATGTTAATGTAAGGAAATCGGTCTAATTCATTCTGTAAGTTTAAAAGAGAAGTTTGGAAGTATAATATGGGAGCCTTGAAGAGCAAGGTTTTTTTCTTGCATATCTCTCAGGAAAAATGGATAGATCCACATATTGCTCCTCAAATGTCCTGACAGACCATTCCTAGTTGATTGTCACTGCTTATTGGTTGTATACTGCAGGCTTTCCTCCAATCCAtgggcaggagagggagagaagtgaACAGGACTTTTCTGGAATGTTAGACGCTGCCAACAAATTGGCTATGGAAGAGGGCGAAGGGGATGAAGATAAGGAACAGTTACATGTGGTGGGTCATTTTCATGACTTCCGCATCATACCAGAGACAGTCAACCTGTTAATCACCCgtgcattttttttactgtcacaGCTTAAGGTCAAATGTTTAAGTATTCATGAGCAGACATATAAATATTCATGCCGAATGACTTTGCTTCTGATTGATTAAGTGTGGAAACAATTCTGCATATATTTCTGATATATATAAGAATCAAACAACCATCTTACGTTATGtcttattacataatgcatgttCTTAAAAACCCATGTTCAGCCAAATGCTTAGTTTTCATTAAACTAATTTCCCATCATACcctgtttctcatttttcccCTTCAGAAGAAGCCATCGGTCAAACAAAAGCCCAGGAAGCCGATGCTTGCAGTGTGTCCTATAGCACATGACAGCGCTCAGTCAGCAAAGCAGTCCTGCATGGCCATCCCATGCCAATCAGACACAAAGAACAGCCGGGGGGAAGGACTGTCTTCCCAAGGTCAGGCCTGCTCCCTGAAAATATAAAGCACATGGGGCAGTGGCAGTTGTCTCGGTGCAGTACAGTGTAGTACAGAGCAGGTATCTTTGACAACCTAATTTGGCATTATCCGTCAGTCCACAAGTCGTATGAATTTGTGACTTATCAgatttttcagaatttattcATTTGGCAGTATTGTGCCTTTCCTCTGTGAATATATGGCTTCACATTCTTCACTTTGAGAGAATGCTAAATTGGGTGTGAGTCACAGTCACTGTTTGCATGACTGCAGTAACCTTGCCAGACTAAATAACTCAGATTATTTCATGTTGACACACTTTTTACATGATCGACAAATAGTGTGGCCAGCTAGTAGTGTAACTGAGCTAGCTCTCAGAATAATTGCTCTGCTTAATGCCAACATGCTGCTTGGATACTAACGTAAATATGCatacaataaaattgtttattCTTAACACATGCCCACTAAGTTCCCTTATGGACTATAGTCTCACTACAATTTCTGGACACCATTCTCCATTGACTTGCAAGCCAACATCATGATCTTGTGATATGTCCACCATCTTTGATATGACTCTGTCTTGTGAGTGGCAGAAATGGATGCCCATTAACGACACTTCCTCCTGGTTCCTCAGCCCATCAGCAGCTTGACTTTGTGGATGGCCACAGGAAGCAGACCATGAAGGTGGGAGTGCAGGCCAAGCAGAAGGATGACCTGGAGCAGGACAGGCATTGCATACGCACTGTCAGTGGGAATATcgctgatgtcacaaaggaGGCTCTGTCATTGGTCAGATATCACCAGGGGTTGGGGAAGCAATAATGAATGGAGCCCCGTTCGAGAATGTAATGTTTCTTTAAGCATTTCTTGGTCTCTTTTTCCAGGTGCCATTTCTTCCCacagatgaagatgatgatttTGTCATGATTAATCATACTGACGTCCAAATCTCTCAGAGGGCTGACCAGGTATATTCTCAGCTGTCCACGCTGCTGAAGGAACAGTATGAGGTGGGGGCCAAATCACTGAGCTATTTGACGAAATAGATAATCTAAAGTTCTTATATTTTGGAATATCCCATTAAGTGAGTTACATCGAGTAAGGCAGAAAGAACTTGATCGTGAAATCCTGTGAGCCAATCATGAATTTTCTGTTTCCACTTCCAGAAATGTGCAAATTATTCCAGGCAGTTCTCCCATCTAGGAAACATCACAGAGACCATAAAGTGAGTATGAAACTTTAGGACATAATAGTTGGCTGaacataaactgaaaaaagtgggtaaggaactgggcttgtaaccgaaaggtcgcaggttcgattcccgggtaggacactgccgttgtacccttaagcaaggtacttaaccgaaattgcttcagtatatatccagctgtataaatggatacaatgtaaaaatgctatgtaaaagttgtgtaagtcgctctggataagagtgtctgctaaatgcctgtaatgtaatgtaagggtTGAGAGTTTTGTTATTGACCATAATAAAGAGATGGTGGCCAGTCATAACCTGAATTCCTCATTTTcactgaatgtgaatgtgtagCAACAATGTTGTGTGCCACAACAGCCAAACAGCACAGCAGTAGATTTTGGTGGTAGCTTTGAAGTAGAGTACTTCACTGTATCCCTACTGCTGTGTGATGCACACTTCACACAAATTGTTTAGTTACTTCACAGCATCTGATGAACCACCAGCATTCTTCACACATCTCTTGTACTTTTTCAAGTGTGCTTTGGCATTGCATTGAAGTGGTTTGGAGTTTTAAGGATAATTGTCAATAGTAACGCCTCTCCAGTGTGCGactatattttgcatttgtctgTCTGCAAATAAGCGTTAACTGTATTAGGGGAGAACATGAGCTATAATATTAGTGAATACTGTCTCTGTGATTGTTTCTCCTCTCAGGTTTGAGAAAATGGTGGAGAGCTGTAAGAAAAACATGGAGACCCTGGAGCAGTCACAGGCACAGGGGCGGGACCCCCCAAAACACTACTTTGAGAAGAGGACCTACAGGATCACCAGGTGGCCATGAGAGATTTGacaattatttttatcttttatctcCCACTGTGAAGGAGCAACATTCCTTCTCCTCTAGCCATCGTCTCCTCCCTCTAAAATCACCGGTATGTGCCTTTACATTTATAATCTAGCCATTCCTTACACTATGGCACAGAGATACAGATAGGTATAATAAATCCTTTACCATAACACTGATGCTCCCTGCATTCTTTCCCTTCACTCAAAAAGCAAACACCTAAAGAGGGCGATAAAATCACTGCCTGTTTGCCTACTGCAGGATCTTTCCAGAACTCAGCAGCACGGAGATGGTGGTGACCATTGTGAAAGGGATGAATCTTCCAGCCCCTCAAGGTTCTGCAACGCTTCTGCAACAGAAACAGGCTACATGCTTTTTTCGACTAAAGGCTGAGCCCTACAGCCTAAATATTGCTTTATCAGTTGATTCCGGGCCATGCCATTAAATGACTATGACCAGGAGTGCATAGCAGTGGAATATAAtagggaattgggggggggggggggggttaatatgACATGGTTTCTGTCACATATGCCTGATTCACAGTGTTCATATGTTCGGGGGCTTCTTAAGTCAGGGGGGCTCCATGCTTTGTTAACTTTGCTCTGagatgacaaaacaaaacatgctctcctcttcctgtttagGTCTGTCAGCTCAACAGCTTAATGCCTTTGTCAGATTTGAGTTCCCATACCCCAGCTCTGTGAGTACCTATACCTAAACTAAAAAATTTTTATGAGAACTAAAGCTTATTCCTTTTCTAATAGCCAAAAACGTAAAGGTAAGAGTGTAAAAGTTGTGTTTAATTGATCTCTCAAAGTtatattatttgcatatttgttcaTTGGATGCCCTGATCCAGGAAAgctttcattaatttctctTAGCCTATGCTCCATTTGCTCATTTCCCAGCAGTATGATTAGTGAAGTAATCTAGACCTACATTTCTACACTTTCTTCTGccacattttaagaaaatagtTGCATACAGCACTTACACTTGTGTCAAATAACCTACACATATTCAATCACATTCAGTGTAAATTAATGCTCCGGTATATCCCCATAGGAACAACCCCAAAGCCATAAAACCACAGCCATCCGGAAAACCAGCAGTCCAGGTGTGTGCACCAATGGTGAGATCCATGTGGTCAACTGCACAAGGCAACTGTGAGGTACTTGTGTGACAGGTACGCCCTGCTCCTTGTCTTTCTGACCAGAGTTCAATCAGAGCTTCACACTGACCATCAACAGGAACCACAGGGGCCTCCGGAGGGTCATCCAGTCCAAGGGACTCAAACTGGAGGTGGTGCACAAAGGGTGAGTAGCCAAAAAAATATGTCCTGGCCGTGCTCCACACACTCTCAATGCTCCATCTGTCTAGAAGAATGCTAAATGTTTTCTCCATATCCCACAGGACAGACAATGAGGGGGAAAACTAATTtattggttgtgtgtgtgtgtgtgtgtgtgtgtaactgaaaaTCCAAAATTTTGTCCCAACAGTGCAATGTTTGTTAACTGAGTTGATCTGGCTTTCTGCCAGGTGACCTTGTAACATTCCATGTTCTCAAGGAATTCTGCTGGGTGGGGCACAGAATTTAGCTTTTGGGAGTAGAAGTGTTTTGGTGTGACCCTAGTTTGTATAATCTGTTGAATGTTTTAGTAATACCGATATTAAGTGTGGGGCTTGAGAACGCGTTCTGGCAGGATAGTTTTGGTGGCAGCCCCTGTAGTTTTTAAATTCATACTGATAATtagtaaaatgtttgttttaactCTACTGCTACAGTTCTATTTCCATTACTTTCCCCTCTACAACACCTACCTAGAGCTCAGTGCTATCTACCATGGTTCACATCTGCGTAGAAAGAAAACATCAAATCCAGAACAGTAAAGTCATTTAGTTTGAATTCAAACTGTGCAAAACTATTGtttaatggggtttttttttttttcggaagcgtaaacacagcaacaacagattttactccattttaagTACGTCACATGTCCAAGTCAAACCCTGACAAAATGGCGTCTTGACCGACAGGGGCTTCCTGAGGAGAGACAAGCCTGTGGGCTGTGCACTCCTGAAGTTGGGCAAACTGGAAACGGAAAGCGAAATGCGAGACATAATTGAGGTAAGAGACTGAGCATGAATATACAAAGCCTGGCCAGGGTTCAATTTCATTTGGTAAGAAATGTTTTCATCGATATGAGATTTGTGCAGTAATTGGTGCCTAACTGCATACAGCTTACATGCATCCCCCTTAATTGGCTCATTACTCTCCTCTTGTGGGTGTTTAATGCTTTTGATGTCCTGCTACAGTCTGGCTCTGGCTCATGCAAGTGAGATTTCTGGGAATGTGGCAGccgaaaatgtttgttttttcagatcACTGAGGGGCGGAAGACCACGGGGGGGCGTCTGGAGGTTCGGGTGCGGCTACGAGAGCCGTTGAGTGCACAGGACCTGCAGACCACCACAGAGCACTGGCTGGTCCTAGAGCAACCCCAGGTACTGGTTCGGTAGTTCAGTCTCCcgcagttcagttttttttaaaaacttaaaaaaaatacttttctggCCTAAtgctcctcttttttttcatagGTTCTATAAATGACTTTTTGAAAGGTGTCTCGCAAGGTACAGTACAGCATGACCCActtattttccttcattttgtaaatgtacacCATTTATAATGGCATGAGGAACAGCAGTAATGATTTTAAGTGGACCCTTTCAGATGGAAGGACGCCTGGTCAATCAAAAACAGTAATAGGAAAGTAACAGGAGACTTGGAGGACTCACTGAATGTTAATGCTGTTGGAGCTGCCCTGGTTCTTGCATTGGGACATAATGTGTAATGA
Encoded proteins:
- the LOC118225224 gene encoding coiled-coil and C2 domain-containing protein 1B-like, coding for MPAVNKTPILLRYGIEIGGSDNLGVFSQSNMPTPPSAVLPQPKSTLEALEQRMTKYKEAYAQARANGADRKARMHERIAKQYQGAIRAHKAGRAVNLEELPVPPGFPPIHGQERERSEQDFSGMLDAANKLAMEEGEGDEDKEQLHVKKPSVKQKPRKPMLAVCPIAHDSAQSAKQSCMAIPCQSDTKNSRGEGLSSQAHQQLDFVDGHRKQTMKVGVQAKQKDDLEQDRHCIRTVSGNIADVTKEALSLVPFLPTDEDDDFVMINHTDVQISQRADQVYSQLSTLLKEQYEKCANYSRQFSHLGNITETIKFEKMVESCKKNMETLEQSQAQGRDPPKHYFEKRTYRITRIFPELSSTEMVVTIVKGMNLPAPQGLSAQQLNAFVRFEFPYPSSEQPQSHKTTAIRKTSSPEFNQSFTLTINRNHRGLRRVIQSKGLKLEVVHKGGFLRRDKPVGCALLKLGKLETESEMRDIIEITEGRKTTGGRLEVRVRLREPLSAQDLQTTTEHWLVLEQPQVL